Proteins co-encoded in one Chitinophagales bacterium genomic window:
- a CDS encoding TraR/DksA C4-type zinc finger protein gives MDLAEREELKQKMEEAIAVVEDQIFELEVLTQPISPDNALGRITRMDAINNKGVNEENLRRARQKLSNLQTSLSKIDEAEFGKCVKCGQSIQMARLMYMPESATCVRCAH, from the coding sequence ATGGACTTGGCTGAAAGAGAAGAATTGAAGCAAAAAATGGAGGAGGCAATTGCAGTGGTGGAAGACCAGATTTTTGAGTTGGAAGTGCTGACCCAACCTATTTCCCCAGACAATGCTTTGGGAAGAATTACCCGAATGGATGCCATCAATAATAAGGGGGTGAATGAGGAGAATTTAAGGCGAGCGAGGCAAAAGTTGTCGAATTTACAAACTTCTTTGTCGAAAATTGACGAAGCCGAATTTGGGAAATGTGTAAAGTGTGGTCAGTCTATTCAAATGGCTCGGTTGATGTATATGCCTGAAAGTGCTACTTGTGTGCGCTGTGCTCATTGA